The Saccharolobus shibatae B12 genomic interval GTAATTCCTTTGAATTCTTATATTCCAAAAAACCAGCTCCTATATTATATTCATTCTCTCTGCTAGGAAATATCCAATAAAAACCTGTATAACGAGTGTCGAATTCCAATATGGCCTCATCGTCAAACTCCTCAGTCTCTATTATGGCTCTAGTAGTATAAACTACCTCTCTATCCATTGGATAAGGTCCTCTACTATCTATTACGTAATCAAAGTCTTTAATATTAAGATCGTGAGTCACTATTATTTTTGAACTCTTTCGCATATCATTTATCCATTTCCACTTATCTATAACCAGCCACTTAGTATGCCTATATTCAACATCGTAAGTTTTTTCCCCATCTGTATAGAAGGAGAACCTCTTTATACCAAACGTTTCATTCCAATTAAAGGGGGGAGTATAAACGTTTGGGACTATATCTCCACATGGTTTAACGTAGTGTTGGTTAATATCAAAGATTGTAACTTCATTACTAATTCTTGAAAGTAAGTATGCCAAAGTAGAACCTGCTACTCCTCCTCCCAGAATTGCTATTCTCATTACGAAATTTTATAAGCTATTCGAATTTATATTTATATAAAATCGTCTGTATAGGTGGTCAGTTATTGTTAAACCAAGATGAGATTTTAAAGAAGATGGAAGAATGGCCAAAACATTATAATCCTAAGGAAATCGAGGAAAAATGGCAAAAGATATGGTTAAGTGAAGAATATTGGAGGGACGTATTTAGATTCAGAGATGAGGACGATAAATCACCGAGATTTGTTATTGATACTCCTCCTCCTTTTACCAGTGGAGAACTTCATATGGGACATGCATATTGGGTTACAATAGCTGATACTATAGGTAGGTTTAAGAGATTAGAAGGATATAATGTATTATTACCTCAGGGATGGGATACACAAGGTTTACCAACTGAACTAAAAGTACAATACAGGTTAGGAATTCCAAAAGATAATAGGCAACTATTTCTCCAAAAATGTATAGAATGGACAGAAGATATGATTAAGAAAATGAAAGAAGCAATGATTAGACTAGGATATAGACCAGAATGGGAAAGGTTTGAATATAAGACCTATGAACCAAAATATAGAAAGATTATTCAAAAAAGTCTCATTGACATGTATAAAACGAAGTTAATAGAGATGAGAGAAGGACCAGTAATTTGGTGCCCTAAATGTGAGACTGCTTTAGCACAAAGTGAAGTAGGTTACTTAGAGAAAGATGGAATTCTTGCCTATATAAAGTTCCCATTAAAGGAAGGAGGAGAAATAATTATAGCTACAACTAGGCCGGAACTACTAGCTGCAACTCAAGCTGTGGCCGTAAATCCAAATGATGAGAGATATAAGAGTTTCGTAGGAAAAACTGCAATAGTACCAGTGTTTAATATTGAGGTAAAAATAATATCTGACTCAGACGTGGAGAAGGAATTCGGAACTGGAGCAGTAATGATAAGTACCTATGGTGATCCCCAAGATATAAAATGGCAATTGAAATACAACTTACCGACAAGGGTTATAGTGGACGAAAAAGGAAGGATGATAAATACAAATGGTATACTTGATGGGTTGAAAATTGAACAAGCAAGAAATAAAATGATTGAAATCCTAAAGACTAAAGGGTATCTCGTAAACGTAGAGAAAATAAAACATAATGTACTGTCGCATGTTGAGAGAAGTGATTGTCTGTCTCCAGTAGAATTCTTAGTCAAAAAGCAAATATACATTAAAGTTCTAGATAAGAAACAAAAATTGCTAGAAGAATACAAAAAGATGAAATTTAAGCCAGCTAGAATGTCCTATTATCTTGAGGATTGGATAAAGAGTATAGAGTGGGATTGGAATATAACTAGGCAAAGAATTTATGGTACTCCATTGCCATTCTGGTACTGCGAAAATGGGCATTTAACACCAGCTAGAGAAGAAAATTTACCAATAGATCCTATCAAAACTAGCCCACCATCAGAGAAATGTCCATTGTGCGGATTACAGCTTAAACCAGTTACCGATGTCGCAGACGTGTGGATTGATTCTAGCGTAACAGTTCTTTTCCTAACCAAGTTCTATGAAGATAAAAACGTTTTCAACAAAACTTTTCCAGCATCACTAAGACTTCAAGGTACTGACATAATTAGGACTTGGCTATTCTATACCTTCTTTAGAACTTTAATGTTAGCTAATAATATACCTTTTACCACAGTCCTTGTTAATGGTCAAGTCCTTGGTCCAGATGGAACCAGAATGAGTAAAAGCAAGGGAAATGTGGTATCGCCATTGGATAGAGTTGATGAATTTGGAGCAGATGCAATTAGAATGGCACTTCTTGATGCAAGCATCGGCGATGATTTTCCATTTAAATGGGATATAGTAAAGGGAAAAAGAATGTTATTGCAGAAATTATGGAATGCGAGTAGATTAGTATACCCCTTCATAGCGAATCAAAGACTTGATAAACCTGAGAGCCTACATATAGTAGATAAATGGATTTTACAAGAACATAAGAAATTTGTAATAAAGGCAATAAACGCATATGAGAACTACGACTTTTACTTGGTACTTCAAGAACTCTATAGCTATTTCTGGGAGATCATAGCTGATGAATATTTAGAAATGATAAAACATAGATTATTCGAAGACGATAAGTCTGCAAAATATACTATACAAAGGATAATAAGAGATATAATTGTATTACTACATCCTATTGCACCCCATATAACAGAGGAAATCTATTCTAGGTTATTTGGTTATAAGAAGAGTATTCTCCTAGAAGAATTGCCTAAAGTGGATGATATCGAAGAGGATAAAAGAGTAGGAGAACTTGGGGAAGTAATAAAGAAAACAAACTCTCTAATAAGATCAGAGAAGATTAAGAATAGATTATCAATGAATACCCAAGTTAGCGTAAAATTATATGCAAATAGACAATTTATTGAGTTAATTAATGAGGTAAAAGAGGACATAATGAAGACGCTAAAGATAACTAACCTTGAACTAATAGAATCAACTGAAGAAAAAGTGGAAATTGAACCTGCTAATCAGACCATGGGAGTTTAGCTCATCAATCTTACTATCGGGAATTCATCATCTGTTCTGCAAACTCTCTAATTTTTTGTACACCCTCTCTAATAACTTCTTCGTTTACGGCAAAACTTAGTCTTAAAAATTCCTTACCTATATTTAATGGAAAGACTTCACCAGGTATTGTGACTATACCTTTTTCTTCAATTAGCTTTATTGCAAATGACTTAACGTCGAGCCCACTTATTTTTAGTAACTTACTAACATTTGGGAACATATAGAATGCTCCATTTGGTTTAGACACTTCAATTCCTTTAACCTTAATAAGCTCATCATACATTACGTCTCGTCTCTTCTTAAATAGCTTTACCATTTCGTTGACCTCGTCGAAAGTATCAAAGGCTTTTACGGCAGCTTTTTGTACAAAACTTGTAGGGGCAGTGTATATGTTAGCAGCCAAAACTCCCATTTTCTGGATAATTTCGCGCTTAGCTACAATATAACCTAATCTCCATCCAGTCATTGAGAAAGTCTTACTAAATCCATTAACGTAAATCAAGAAATCTCTCCAATCCGAGTCTTCAAGAGTACTTCTCATCTTACCTTCATACACAAAGTTATCATAAATTTCATCGGATAGTAAGATAATTTTATTATCCCTACTTATATCTACAATTTTCTTAACATCGTTAGGAGAAAATAGAGTACCAGTCGGATTATGAGGATTATTGAATACTATCATTTTGGTTCTTTTTGATATTTTAGACTGTAGTTCATCTACATCTATTGAGAATCCTTCTTCTCTACTCCACTTTAAATTAGTATATATTGGTTTTCCTCCGAGTAACTTAACAACCTCAGCGTAAGAGTAGAATGAGGGATCTGGAAGTATTACCTCATCGCCAGGATTAATGTATAGTATAAAGACTAGGAAAAGCGCAGGCTTAGCACCAGGTGTAACTATCACTTCCTCCTTCTTTACGTCAGCACCATATCTAGTATTAAGATATTGAGCTATTTTTTCCCTTAATTCATCAATACCGAATGCTGAAGTGTAGAAAGTGAAGCCTTGATCTAGAGCCTCTTTTGCAGCATCCCTTATACGTTTAAATGTAGGTAAATCTGGCTGTCCTATCCCAAAATCGATAATTTTAATCTTCTTAGTCTTCTCCACATTTCTAGCGATTTCCTTATACAATAAAGTAGTCTCTCCAGTAACTTGCGACATATTTTCGTTGAAGTCTAGTAGTGAGACCACAAGTGTATATGAAGAACGTTATAGTATAAATTCTTTAATCTTTTCTGGGTTTTGCATTAGTGAGGATCCAATTAGGAAAGCATTAACACCTAATTTTCTCAATTCCTCTATTTCATTCCTCTCAGAAATTCCACTTTCTGCCACCTTTATTACATCTGATGGTATCATGGATAGAAGCTTTCTCTGATTCTCCTTATTTATCTCAAGGGTTTCTAGATCTCTTGAATTAACTCCTATAAACTTGGCCCCTATCCTTAGGGCTATTTCTAAATCCTTCTCGTCATTAATCTCTACCAATGGTTCCATACCATAACTTCTGGCATATTCCATTAAACTCTCTAATTCTCTTTCAGTAAGTATTTTGACTATTAGCAATACAGTATCTGCACCTAAGTTATACGCATCATCAATTTGTGATTCCTTGGCAATAAAATCCTTCATTAATATGGGGATTGAAACTGAACTGGCTATCTTTCTCAAAATTTCATATGAACCATTAAAGTACTTTTCCTCAGTTAGTACGCTAAGACCTACTGCATACTTTTCCATGAACTTTGCGTATTCTATCGGATCTCTTTCAACATCCAATCCAGAGGGAGATTTGCGCTTATATTCAGCTATTATAGCTGTGACATTACGCACATTAAATTCCAAAATTCTTTTATTTAAGGAAATAATCGGTCTTTGTCTTGAGGCCCTAAACGAGGGCCTTCTTAAAGATAATTGTACGACGTCCTTAAGCCATCCTTTAAGATAACGTGGCATATGTTATACTCTATTCAAGAAATTATAAAGTATCTTATATCCCAATGAGGTTCCAACACTCTCTGGATGAAATTGAACACCGTATATTGGGTATTCTTCATGATGTATTGCCATTATCTCATTATCCTCAGCGGATATTGCATCGATAATTAGAGGTCTATGAACCTCGTCCACAACAAGACTATGATATCTGGTAGCTTTAAACTCCTTAGCAATGCCGTAATATAGTGGAAGTGGAGAGTCGTTTACTATAATTATGTTACTTATTTTTCCATGAAATACTTTTCTAGCTCTTCTTATCTTAGCTCCAAATGCATAACCTATAGCTTGATGACCTAGACAAACTCCTAGTATTGGAGTTTTTTTGCCTAGATATTTGATAACATTCAATGACACTCCTATATCTTCTCGTTTTTCTGGTGTCCCTGGTCCTGGTGAAATTATAATCCTATCTGGGTCTATTCTCTCTATTCCTTTTATACTTATTTCATCATTTCTGATAACTATTGGATAACTCCCTAATTCTCCTACTATTTGAGCTATATTGTAAACAAAACTATCATAATTATCTATTATCAGGGTTAGATCCATTTAACTCACCCCTATTGCTGTTTTTAGTGCTTTTAGTTTATGTTCAGTTTCGAAATATTCAGATTCTGGATTAGAGTCATATACTATACCAGCACCAGCATGTATTCGTAACAATTCTTTGTTCAGAAATGCAGTTCTTATGGCTATTGCGAACTCTGCGTTACCATCAGCTGAGATAAAGCCTACAGCACCAGCATAGGGACCTCTTTTGTACTCCTCTAACGTTTCAATTATATTCATTGCCATTGGTTTTGGTGCTCCGCTCACTGTACCCGCTGGGAAAGTAGCTGATAAAACGTTTAATGCATTATACTTCTTCTTTAAAGTCCCAATCACTTTTGATACTATATGTTGGACATGACTATACTTCTCTACATACATTAATTCTGGTACTCTCACAGTTCCGGGTACACATACTTTACCTAGATCATTTCTAGCCAAATCAACCAACATTAAGTGCTCAGCCTTATCCTTTTCTGAGTTCATCAATTCCAATTCCAATTTAAGGTCTTCTTCTTGATCAGACCCCCTAGGTCTAGTGCCAGCTATTGGATAGGTTTCGACAATATTATCTTGAACTCTGAAAAGTAATTCGGGGCTGGATCCTATTAAGTATTTTTCATCAAATTTAAGATAGAACATGTAAGGAGAGGGATTTATTCTTCTGAGATTATAATATATTCTTAATGGATCTCCACTAAATAAATATCTATAAAATCTAGATAATACGACCTGAAATATATAACCCGATCTTATATACTCTAGCGATTCAGAAACAATCTTCTCATAGTTGTTCTTATTAAGAGATTCATCATAAAAGCTTATTTTAAACTCCCCTATATCCCCACATCCGCCTACAGAGCTTAAATCGGCATTAACGTATACTTTGCCCTCATTATGATCGTAGATTATGATATTGTCTGGAATAAAGAATTCCGCATAAGGCCAATCTTCAGCTGCTGGCTTTAAGTCCCTTATTTTCTCCCAAAATCTTACTGCATCATAGCTTATGTAACCTATCATGCCTCCTTTAAATAAACCCGGTATATCTACTAATTTCAAATCTTTCAAATAACTATTAAGAATATTTACCGGATCATCATGAATTCTCAGATACCCATTAGTTGACCAAGCTATCACACTATATCTCGCCTTATATTGAGGGCCACCTATGCTTTCTAGTAACCCAGCTACTTTAAAGTCCCTCTCTATGCATTTAAATACCTCAAATGGAGAGGCAAATTCACTTATCGGATGAACTTCCATATTTTACCATCTCAACTATTTTTTTCACTATATTAATATCCTTTTTGCCAGGATAAATCTCTATACTACTGGAAATATCAAGCCATGCAGGATTTAGATTGATAAAGTTAGAAATATTATCTATACTTATTTTTCCACCTACGCCTAGGTGAGGGTAATCCTTAAGGAAACTCGATGCAACGTTATAATCAACGCCTACGCCTTTCTTTACGGAATCTATTAATACCATATCCACAGTATCTATAGCCTTCTCTAGGTATTTCTTATACTCGAAGGACGCTGGTACATATAATATAATTCTTTTTCTAAAATCGTACAATTTAAGCAATTCTAATTCCGAATCGTCTAATACTCTATGTATCTGTAAATAATCTGATATTGATAATTCTTTTTCTATTTCACTCATTAAAATATTAACTTTCACATTAACTATCGGTTTTTCAGTATATCTTCTAACAAATGTTAAGAACTCGCTCTTTACGAATCTTTGACTTATGGCGTCAGTTATTATTCCTATATAATCCACATTAAGTTTTGAGAGCTCTATGATATCTGATAACGTTGCGTTACCGCATATCTTTAGTTTAACCACTACTCTTCACCATTATCGTTTTCAGTTTGGTTAGATCTCCATTAAGTGAGATTATCTCATTTAATTTATTTACGGAATTTTCTATCAAATACTTAGCGTACTCATAACCTTCCTTAAAATCGCTCACTTTATCTAATGCAAAAAGCGCAACTGCGGTGTTTATCTTAATGAATTCAGCTACATGTTCATCTTTACCTAGAAATGCCCTAACTATTTTTATTGCTGAATCCTCAGCAGAATTTACTATTAACTTATCTATTGGAATTGATGATATACCGAAATCAGTTACGTCAAACTTGACTTCTTCTATACCGCGCTTACTTACTATCTTCATAAAAGTTTTTCCTATCGGACTTACCTCATCTATGCCTGGCTCTCCATGTACTAAAATTACTTTATTGAAATCTAATTCATACGCGCTTTTTGACAATAAATCCAAATGATCTTTAGAAAACACTCCCATTAACTGATACTTCGCATTGGCTGGATTAGTCAATGGACCTAGAACATTGAAAATAGTTCTGATCCCTAAAGTTTTTCTCACATTGGCAACGTTCTTCATTGCAGGATGATAGTACTGTGCGAAGAGGAAAACGAAATTCGTTTTGTGGACTAATTCTTTTGCTCTTTCTGGTGGAACTATAATATTATAACCTAAAGCTTCAAGAACATCAGCACTACCACTTTTACCACTTACTGCCCTATTACCGTGTTTGGCAACTGGATTAATTAAACTCAATAGGATTGCAGATGCGGTACTAACGTTTACTGTTCCTAATCCGTCGCCACCTGTACCAGCTGTGTCTATTGCGTTGGGTACGTCTATTTTGATTGCTAATTCTCTCATTGCTCTGGCAAAACCTACTATTTCATTTTTACTTTCACCTTTCATTCTTAGCGCTACTAAAATTGCTGATACTAAAATCTCTGGAACTTCTCCTCTAATTATAGCCTTAGCTAATTCTTCAGCCTCATCAATTTCCAAATCTGATTTATTTATGAGTTTTTTAAGAATATCATTTATATTCATCTAATATCACCCTAAATTTTTTAACTAAATTTATTGCCGATTCTACGCCATTCTTTTCAATTTCTTCTATGAAAGCGGTTCCAATTGCTATTCCGTCGGCACCAGCACTTAAGGCATCTCTTAAATCTGACTCACTTGATAGGCCAAATCCCACTATTAGCTTATTCTCAACTAAATTTCTAACTCTATTAATCAACTGCTTAACTGATACTGGTATAGGTACGCCAGTAGTTGGTCTAACACCATAATATAAGAATAAATCGCTAATCTTAGAGACTTTGTGGATTAGAAGATCTGGTACTGAAGGAGATGTAAAAATAACATTTTTTAATCCTTTATTTTTTATTATTCCATCAAATTTATCCAAATCATCTATATAATCAATAAGTAAATCTGGAAATAGAACTCCATCCAGTTTGACATCTCTCATTATATTTAGAAAATTATCTAGTTGATCAATCCAATCCTCTAAGTAAGTAAGTGCAATTATAGGAACACTGACGTCTTTCCTAATATCTGCTATTAAAGGCCAAATATCTAGTCCTTTAACTTTATCATAACTCTTCCTTATAACTGGACCATCATACTTGGCATATTTAGGGGGAATTCCAAGCTCTAATATGTCAGCTCCATTTTCAACTGCCCCAATAATAAAATCCTTGAAACTTTGAACATTAGGATAACCTAACGTCATATAAACGACAAGCAGTTTACCCATTTCCATTCAACCTTTTCATCATGGATTCGTAATTTGATAGATCCAACAATCCATGTCCACTTAGATTAAAGACGATGACTTTTCTCTCATTATTCTTCCTAGCTTCTATAGCTTCATCGACCACTGCCTTTATTGCATGGGCTGATTCTGGAGCTGGTACAATACCTTGATTCTCCATAAATATCTTAGCGGCTTCGAAAATCTCCCTTTCATTATATTCTCTCCATTCCACAATACCCTCCTTTGCTAACAAACTTAATGTTGGGGCTACACCATGATATCTTAATCCGCCTGCATATATTGGCGGAGGAACGTAATCTTTACCTAAAGTTATCATTTTCACTAAAGGTAATAATCCAGCAGAGTCTGGAAAATCGTACTTATATTCACCTTTACTAAACTTTGGAATTTCTGCAGAACTTACTGCAATGTAACGTTTGCCTTTCTTGTTTCCGATAAAGGGATATGTAAAACCACCAAAATTGCTTCCACCTCCTACACATCCAATTAGAATATCAGCGTCTTCTCCTAACAAATCCAATTGAGTAATAGTCTCTTGACCAATAACGCTTTGATGCAAAAGTACTACATCTAAAACGCTACCTACTAAATATCTAAATTCGTTCTTAAGGGCATACTCTATTGCCTCACTCATTGCTATACCTAATGATCCAGGATGCTGTGGATTTGTCTCTAATATCTTCTTACCGTATTCAGTTAAGTTTGTGGGACTTGCATAAACATTAGCCCCATATAATTGCATTATGCTCCTTCTCATCGGTTTTTGCTCATAACTTACCTTTACCATGAAGATAGTACTTTTCATATTATACATACTAGCTGCAAGTGCTACTGCAGTTCCCCATTGACCTGCTCCAGTTTCAGTAACTACGTGGTCAATTCCCTCTTCTTTTGCGAAATACGCTTGAGGAATTGCTGTATTTATCTTATGAGATCCAGTAGGTGTAGCGCCTTCGTATTTAAAGTAGATTCTTGCTGGTGTCTTTAAGTAGTCCTCTAATCTTTTAGCTCTAAATAATGGAGTTGGTCTTCCTATCGATAAATATCTATCTCTTACTTCCTCAGGGATCTTTATGTACCTTTCTATTGTGAATTGTTGCCTTAATACTTCCTTAGGTAGTATACTTCTTAATAAATCAATTCTCGAGAAATCTGCCCCTTGTGGATCCCTTGGAGGAGGCAAGGGTTTAGGCAGATCGGGAATTATATTGTACCAGTACTTAGGCAAAATCTCGTCTTCTTTTACCATTGGTACATCAAAAGCACCGATACATTATAAACGTTTTTACCTTATAAACTTTTAGTATGTTTCGAAATCCTCAAATTCTCCCTTATATTCACTAAACGAGAAATCTACCTTCTCTACTTCAGCTGCTGGTGGACCTTGCTTAATACGTTCCAATAATTTACTTAACGCTTCCTCATAACCTTCCGCAACCACTTCTACCGAACCATCGGGTAAATTCTTAGCATACCCCTTTATACCTAACCTTATAGCGTGAATTTGGACAAATTTTCTAAAACCAACACCTTGCACTAGCCCATACACGCGAGCGTACATGCGCTTTAGCATTTTCACACACCTCAGTGTCGCTCCACTTCTTCACAGATCTGTTTTTCCCTTTCATCACAACATATTTTATCTAGTTATTTAACTTAAAGTTGATGATTCGAGTAGCAATAGCCGGCTTAGGTAATTGCGCATCAATGTTAATTCAAGGAATAGAATATTATAAGTCAAAAGGCGATAATTATTATGAGGGATTAATTACTCCAATAATTGGGGGTTATAAAATTACCGATATAGAGATTGTAGCAGCATTCGACGTTTCAAAAAATAAAATAGGAAAGGATCTTGCAGAGGCCATATTTCAACCTCCAAATATTACACCAAAGATAGTAAATATGGAGAAGAAAGGAGTAAAGGTAAGTGCGGGACCCGTTCTTGATGGTGTAGCCCAACATATGACTAACGTTTTTAATCCTACTTATGATGGCACATTGGAAAAAGCATTAGATGAATTAAAAGCTAGCAAAACAGAAATTCTACTTAATTTATTGCCTGTTGGAAGTGAAAATGCGACGAGGACATATGCAAATATAGCACTAATGGCAGGAACTGCGTTTATAAACGCAATACCCGTGTTTATTGCTAGTGATCCTTCAGGTTACTTTCCTAATAAATTCAAAGAGAAAAACTTGCCATTAGCAGGTGATGATATTAAGAGTCAATTAGGGGCTACCATATTCCATAGGTCAATTACTTCACTCTTCAGACTGAGAGGGGTAAAAGTTGAGGAAACTTATCAATTAAATGTGGGCGGGAATACAGACTTTCTGAACATGAAGACAGAAGAAAGGCTAATATCTAAAAGAATAAGCAAAACAGAAGCAGTAACTAGCACACTAGATAACGGAGAGGTGATAAAAAGCGAGGGAAAAATAAGGATAGGGCCTAGCGATTATGTACCATTTTTAGGAAATACAAAAGTAGCCTACATTTACGTAAAAGGAAGCGCGTTTGCAGGTATGCCAATTAAAGTAGAAGCTTCCTTAGAGGTTGATGATAAGGCTAACTGTGCCGCAGTATTAGTAGATGTTATAAGGGCAGTTAAGGTTGCCTTGGATAGAAAGATAGGTGGTCCACTTGAAAAAGTATCTGCATTTTACTTTAAACACCCACCAATTCAGGCTAAAGACGACGAAGAAGCCTATAGATGGTTTAAAGAGTTCATTGAAATGTGAAATCTGTGAAGAGAACATCTCATTTTTCACGTGTAATTTATGTGGAAGGCAAGTGTGTAGTAATGATTACGTAATAGATAAAGGAATTTGTAAAGTTTGTGAAATGAGTCTATGCAAACTTTGTCAAAAACACTTGTCAATAGGCTCATGTGAAATCTGCGGAAATACAGTTTGTGAAGAATGCACAGCGTATTTCGATGGTGCTAGAAGAATATGTAAAAATTGTTATAATAAAAAATAATAAAAATTATCTACTTGTTCTTCCTTTTTCCATTAAGGTTTCTAAGTATAATTTGTTGCTCGATAGAAGCTACTTGCCTCCTAACATTAATAACTGCATCTGGATTTACACTAATACTATCTATTCCAGCTTTGACCAAATATTCAACAACTGCTGGATAAACACTAGGTGCTTGTCCACATATTGAGACAGTTTTGCCATACTTATGAGCAGCTCTGATTAGCTTTCTTATGGACTCCAAAACAGCTGGATCCCTCTCATCATAATATCCCATCCTTGCTAGTAACTCGGAATCCCTGTCAACACCTAAAGTTAATTGTGCTAAATCGTTACTACCTACGCTGAATCCATCAACTATCTTCGCAAACTCCTCTGCAAGAACAACAACTGAGGGGACTTCTGCCATTATCCATACCTTGAAATCTGAATCTCTTCTTAAACCTTCCTCCTCCATTATTTTTATTGCCTTTTCTAGTTCCCATGTAGTTCTGACAAAGGGAAACATTACCCATACATTCTTAAGTCCCATCTCCTCCCTAACTTTGCGTATAGCCTTAACCTCTAGTCTAAATGCTGGTTCGTACTCTTTGCTTACATATCTGGATACTCCTCTCCAACCTATCATTGGATTCCTCTCATCTGGTTCAAACTCCTCTCCACCAATCAATTTTTTATATTCATTAGTTTTGAAATCTGAAAATCTGACAACAACTGGCCTAGGATATATTGCGCTTGCTACTTTGGCTATACCCTCAGCTAACTTATCCACAAATAATTCTGCATTACCTATTTTTATTAGATAAAGTGGATGATACCTAACCCACTCACTTACAAT includes:
- the trpD gene encoding anthranilate phosphoribosyltransferase, whose translation is MNINDILKKLINKSDLEIDEAEELAKAIIRGEVPEILVSAILVALRMKGESKNEIVGFARAMRELAIKIDVPNAIDTAGTGGDGLGTVNVSTASAILLSLINPVAKHGNRAVSGKSGSADVLEALGYNIIVPPERAKELVHKTNFVFLFAQYYHPAMKNVANVRKTLGIRTIFNVLGPLTNPANAKYQLMGVFSKDHLDLLSKSAYELDFNKVILVHGEPGIDEVSPIGKTFMKIVSKRGIEEVKFDVTDFGISSIPIDKLIVNSAEDSAIKIVRAFLGKDEHVAEFIKINTAVALFALDKVSDFKEGYEYAKYLIENSVNKLNEIISLNGDLTKLKTIMVKSSG
- the trpA gene encoding tryptophan synthase subunit alpha gives rise to the protein MGKLLVVYMTLGYPNVQSFKDFIIGAVENGADILELGIPPKYAKYDGPVIRKSYDKVKGLDIWPLIADIRKDVSVPIIALTYLEDWIDQLDNFLNIMRDVKLDGVLFPDLLIDYIDDLDKFDGIIKNKGLKNVIFTSPSVPDLLIHKVSKISDLFLYYGVRPTTGVPIPVSVKQLINRVRNLVENKLIVGFGLSSESDLRDALSAGADGIAIGTAFIEEIEKNGVESAINLVKKFRVILDEYK
- a CDS encoding TrpB-like pyridoxal phosphate-dependent enzyme, whose amino-acid sequence is MVKEDEILPKYWYNIIPDLPKPLPPPRDPQGADFSRIDLLRSILPKEVLRQQFTIERYIKIPEEVRDRYLSIGRPTPLFRAKRLEDYLKTPARIYFKYEGATPTGSHKINTAIPQAYFAKEEGIDHVVTETGAGQWGTAVALAASMYNMKSTIFMVKVSYEQKPMRRSIMQLYGANVYASPTNLTEYGKKILETNPQHPGSLGIAMSEAIEYALKNEFRYLVGSVLDVVLLHQSVIGQETITQLDLLGEDADILIGCVGGGSNFGGFTYPFIGNKKGKRYIAVSSAEIPKFSKGEYKYDFPDSAGLLPLVKMITLGKDYVPPPIYAGGLRYHGVAPTLSLLAKEGIVEWREYNEREIFEAAKIFMENQGIVPAPESAHAIKAVVDEAIEARKNNERKVIVFNLSGHGLLDLSNYESMMKRLNGNG
- a CDS encoding acylphosphatase, which translates into the protein MLKRMYARVYGLVQGVGFRKFVQIHAIRLGIKGYAKNLPDGSVEVVAEGYEEALSKLLERIKQGPPAAEVEKVDFSFSEYKGEFEDFETY
- a CDS encoding inositol-3-phosphate synthase, whose protein sequence is MIRVAIAGLGNCASMLIQGIEYYKSKGDNYYEGLITPIIGGYKITDIEIVAAFDVSKNKIGKDLAEAIFQPPNITPKIVNMEKKGVKVSAGPVLDGVAQHMTNVFNPTYDGTLEKALDELKASKTEILLNLLPVGSENATRTYANIALMAGTAFINAIPVFIASDPSGYFPNKFKEKNLPLAGDDIKSQLGATIFHRSITSLFRLRGVKVEETYQLNVGGNTDFLNMKTEERLISKRISKTEAVTSTLDNGEVIKSEGKIRIGPSDYVPFLGNTKVAYIYVKGSAFAGMPIKVEASLEVDDKANCAAVLVDVIRAVKVALDRKIGGPLEKVSAFYFKHPPIQAKDDEEAYRWFKEFIEM